A genomic stretch from Arachis stenosperma cultivar V10309 chromosome 3, arast.V10309.gnm1.PFL2, whole genome shotgun sequence includes:
- the LOC130966988 gene encoding lysine histidine transporter-like 8 codes for MAEEEVKERNFRSGSNSDAILKPPLPPHQASTLLIHIDNINEHQNQHHRRHSSSSSQIYPTNSEFEDEPSSGLSQQQGPKDEWLPITESRNGNAYFAAFHILNSNIGFQALMLPVAFATLGWAWGSVCLSLAFIWQLYTIFLLVELHESVPGNRHSRFLVLAMAAFGKKLGKVAALFPVSYLSGGTCVILIITGGGTLDLLFKTLCEKDNCTLHSLTGVQWYLIFTCIAILIAQLPNLNSMAAVSAVGSVAAIAYCTLFWAISVKTGKPNDDVSYSTTMHGSNVAKANDVMNSIGIILLAFRGHNLILEIQGTLPSDLKEKSNVKMRRGVIISYAIIAMCVYPLALPGFWAYGKQIEKDGLLTSFVHMHAHQVTKFTIGAMYFLVILHCLSSYQVYAMPFFDNIEFKITARKNNKCPRWVRICIRLFFGGLTFFVAVAFPFLPSLSLLLGGIAFVPVSYAYPCFMWVAIKKPRTRSFAWCFNVVLGCLGMFIAALLIASALKTLIDKRLDANFFKP; via the exons atggcGGAGGAGGAGGTGAAGGAAAGAAATTTCAGATCGGGAAGCAACTCCGATGCGATTCTGAAACCGCCATTGCCTCCTCATCAAGCTTCTACTTTGTTGATACACATTGATAATATCAATGAACATCAAAATCAACATCATCGTCGtcactcttcttcttcttcccaaATTTACCCTACTAATTCGGAATTCGAGGATGAACCTTCCTCTGGCCTTTCACAGCAGCAGGGTCCGAAAGATGAGTGGCTTCCAATCACGGAATCAAGAAATGGAAATGCATACTTTGCAGCGTTTCATATTCTCAATTCAAATATTGGATTTCAGGCTCTCATGCTTCCCGTTGCATTCGCCACTCTTGGTTG GGCATGGGGTAGTGTATGTTTGTCTCTGGCATTTATTTGGCAGCTATACACCATATTTCTCCTTGTTGAGCTTCATGAATCAGTTCCTGGAAATCGGCACAGCAGATTCCTCGTTCTCGCTATGGCTGCTTTTG GTAAGAAACTAGGGAAGGTGGCAGCACTATTTCCGGTGAGTTATCTCTCCGGAGGAACGTGCGTAATCTTAATTATCACCGGTGGTGGAACCCTAGACCTACTATTCAAGACACTTTGTGAAAAGGATAATTGTACTCTCCACTCACTAACTGGAGTTCAGTGGTATTTGATCTTTACTTGCATAGCCATTCTCATAGCTCAGTTGCCAAACCTCAATTCAATGGCTGCTGTTTCCGCCGTCGGCTCTGTCGCCGCCATCGCCTATTGCACACTCTTTTGGGCCATCTCCGTCAAGACGGGTAAGCCCAATGATGACGTGTCCTATAGTACAACGATGCATGGAAGTAACGTGGCTAAGGCTAATGACGTTATGAATTCCATTGGAATCATTTTGCTTGCTTTCCGGGGCCATAATCTTATACTCGAAATACAG GGAACGCTTCCATCAGATTTGAAAGAGAAATCCAACGTAAAAATGCGTAGAGGAGTGATCATTTCGTACGCAATAATTGCCATGTGCGTTTATCCCTTGGCTCTTCCCGGATTTTGGGCTTACGGAAAACAG ATTGAAAAAGACGGGCTATTAACTTCGTTTGTACACATGCACGCGCATCAAGTAACGAAGTTCACAATAGGAGCAATGTACTTTTTGGTAATTCTACATTGCCTGAGTAGCTACCAAGTATATGCGATGCCATTTTTCGACAACATTGAATTCAAAATCACAGCCAGAAAGAACAACAAGTGTCCGAGGTGGGTCAGAATATGCATTCGTCTTTTTTTTGGAGGATTAACTTTCTTTGTAGCCGTGGCGTTCCCCTTCCTACCATCACTGTCACTTCTTCTTGGTGGAATCGCATTCGTGCCAGTGTCTTATGCATACCCATGTTTCATGTGGGTGGCCATTAAAAAACCTCGTACAAGAAGCTTCGCTTGGTGCTTCAATGTTGTTCTTGGTTGCTTAGGAATGTTTATTGCTGCTCTTTTGATAGCTTCTGCTTTGAAGACTCTAATTGATAAACGTCTCGATGCCAATTTCTTCAAACCGTAA